The Bradyrhizobium sp. WBAH42 genome includes a window with the following:
- a CDS encoding TRAP transporter substrate-binding protein: MVFSTRFSRRTLLKASAATAVLGGIGAPHVARAQSAEFTYKYANNLPDTHPLNVRAKEMAAAIKTETGGKFDLQIFPNNQLGSDTDMLSQIRSGGVEFFTLSGLILSTLVPAASINGIGFAFPDYDTVWKAMDGDLGAHVRGEIKKAGLEVMDKIWDNGFRQTTSSTKPITGPDDLKGFKIRVPVSPLWTSMFKAFDAAPASINFSEVYSALQTKIVEGQENPLAIISTAKLYEVQKYCSLTNHMWDGFWFLANRRAWEKLPQDVRTVVAKNINAAAVKEREDTAKLNANLQQELAGKGLTFNQPAVALFRDKLRAAGFYAEWKGKYGDQAWELLEKAVGKLS, encoded by the coding sequence ATGGTCTTTTCGACGCGCTTTTCCCGACGCACGCTTCTCAAGGCCTCCGCCGCGACCGCGGTCCTGGGCGGCATCGGTGCGCCCCATGTGGCCCGTGCCCAGAGCGCCGAGTTCACCTACAAGTACGCCAATAACCTGCCCGACACCCATCCGCTCAACGTCCGCGCCAAGGAGATGGCGGCGGCGATCAAGACCGAGACAGGTGGCAAGTTCGACCTGCAGATCTTCCCGAACAACCAGCTCGGCTCGGACACCGACATGCTGAGCCAGATCCGCTCCGGCGGCGTCGAGTTCTTCACGCTGTCGGGCCTGATCCTGTCGACCCTGGTGCCGGCAGCGTCGATCAACGGCATCGGCTTCGCGTTCCCGGACTACGATACGGTCTGGAAGGCCATGGACGGCGATCTCGGCGCCCATGTCCGCGGCGAGATCAAGAAGGCCGGTCTCGAGGTCATGGACAAGATCTGGGACAACGGCTTCCGCCAGACCACGTCCTCGACCAAGCCGATCACCGGGCCTGACGACCTCAAGGGCTTCAAGATCCGGGTGCCGGTGTCGCCGCTGTGGACCTCGATGTTCAAGGCGTTCGATGCCGCACCGGCCTCGATCAATTTCAGCGAAGTCTATTCGGCGCTGCAGACCAAGATTGTCGAGGGCCAGGAGAACCCGCTGGCCATCATCTCGACCGCCAAGCTCTACGAGGTGCAGAAGTACTGCTCGCTGACCAACCACATGTGGGACGGCTTCTGGTTCCTGGCCAACCGCAGAGCCTGGGAAAAGCTGCCGCAGGACGTGCGCACCGTGGTCGCCAAGAACATCAATGCCGCCGCGGTCAAGGAGCGCGAGGATACCGCCAAGCTCAACGCCAACCTGCAGCAGGAGCTCGCGGGCAAGGGCCTGACCTTCAACCAGCCGGCCGTGGCGCTGTTCCGCGACAAGCTGCGCGCTGCCGGCTTCTATGCCGAATGGAAAGGCAAGTATGGCGATCAGGCCTGGGAGCTCCTGGAGAAGGCCGTCGGCAAGCTGTCGTAA
- a CDS encoding TRAP transporter large permease subunit — protein sequence MAHVGIEVTEVVGEVTLQSPRRPSLLTSLERVLGLVVEIPAATLVVAEIVILFAGVVARYGLHRPLIWSDELASILFLWLAMLGAAVAFRRSEHMRMTAIVASARPAMRAYLDLVATSAALAFLALIVWPSCDYAYEESYITTPALQISNMWRAAALPAGVGLMAAFALLRLLRAADYRMVATAVLSVAIVIGLFWLAEPLLRPLGNLNLVIFFVGVAGFCVFAGVPIAFGFGLAIFGYLALTTRTPVMVLVGRMDEGMSHLILLSVPLFVFLGLLIEMTGMARAMVAFLASLLGHIRGGLHYVLVGAMYLVSGISGAKAADMAAVAPVLFPEMKQRGAKPGDLVALLAATGAQTETIPPSLVLITIGSVTGVSIAALFTGGLLPGVVLAVTLCMLVWWRYRHEDMSHVRRATASEIGKTFVIALPALALPFVIRYAVVEGIATATEVSTIGIVYGALVGLLVYRRFDWRRLFPMLVETAALSGAILLIIGTATGMAWGLTQSGFSRSLAAAMTGLPGGAATFIAVSILAFTILGSVLEGIPAIVLFGPLLFPIARAVGVHEVHYAMVIILAMGIGLFAPPFGVGYYAACAIGRVDPAEGIKPIWGYLLALLVGLIIVAIFPWISIGFL from the coding sequence ATGGCTCACGTCGGGATCGAGGTGACCGAAGTGGTGGGCGAGGTGACGTTGCAGTCCCCTCGCCGACCTTCGCTGCTGACTTCGCTCGAGCGCGTGCTCGGTCTCGTCGTCGAAATCCCGGCGGCGACCCTGGTCGTCGCCGAGATCGTGATCCTGTTTGCCGGTGTGGTCGCGCGCTACGGCCTGCACCGGCCGCTGATCTGGTCGGACGAGCTCGCCTCGATCCTGTTCCTGTGGCTTGCCATGCTGGGCGCGGCAGTCGCGTTCCGCCGCTCCGAGCATATGCGCATGACCGCGATCGTCGCGAGCGCCAGGCCGGCGATGCGAGCCTATCTCGATCTGGTCGCGACCTCGGCCGCGCTGGCGTTCCTGGCGCTGATCGTCTGGCCGTCCTGCGACTATGCCTACGAAGAGAGCTACATCACCACGCCGGCGCTGCAGATCTCCAACATGTGGCGCGCCGCCGCGCTGCCCGCCGGCGTCGGGCTGATGGCGGCCTTTGCCTTGCTGCGGCTGCTACGCGCGGCCGACTACCGGATGGTAGCCACAGCCGTGCTGTCGGTTGCGATCGTGATCGGCCTGTTCTGGCTAGCGGAGCCGCTCCTGCGGCCGCTCGGCAATCTCAACCTCGTCATCTTCTTCGTCGGCGTTGCCGGCTTCTGCGTCTTTGCCGGCGTTCCCATTGCGTTCGGCTTTGGCCTCGCCATCTTCGGCTATCTCGCGCTGACGACGCGCACACCCGTCATGGTGCTGGTCGGGCGCATGGACGAGGGCATGAGCCACCTCATCCTGCTTTCCGTGCCGCTGTTCGTGTTCTTAGGCCTGCTGATCGAGATGACCGGCATGGCGCGGGCCATGGTGGCGTTCCTGGCGAGCCTGCTCGGCCACATCAGGGGCGGCCTGCATTACGTGCTGGTCGGCGCGATGTACCTCGTCTCCGGCATTTCCGGCGCCAAGGCCGCCGACATGGCCGCGGTCGCGCCGGTGCTGTTCCCTGAGATGAAACAGCGCGGCGCAAAGCCCGGCGATCTCGTCGCGCTGCTGGCGGCAACAGGCGCCCAGACCGAGACCATTCCGCCGAGCCTGGTGCTGATCACGATCGGCTCGGTGACGGGCGTCTCGATCGCCGCCCTCTTCACCGGAGGCCTGCTGCCCGGCGTCGTGCTCGCGGTCACGCTCTGCATGCTGGTGTGGTGGCGCTACCGCCACGAGGACATGAGCCATGTCCGCCGCGCCACCGCTTCCGAGATCGGCAAGACCTTCGTCATTGCCCTGCCCGCGCTCGCGCTGCCCTTCGTGATCCGCTATGCCGTGGTCGAGGGCATCGCGACCGCCACCGAGGTCTCGACCATCGGCATCGTCTATGGCGCGCTCGTCGGCCTCCTGGTGTACCGCCGGTTCGACTGGCGGCGGCTGTTTCCGATGCTGGTCGAGACCGCCGCGCTGTCGGGCGCGATCCTGCTGATCATCGGCACCGCCACCGGCATGGCCTGGGGCCTGACACAGTCCGGCTTCTCGCGCTCGCTGGCCGCGGCCATGACCGGATTGCCAGGGGGAGCTGCGACCTTCATTGCCGTGTCCATCCTGGCCTTCACCATCCTCGGCAGCGTGCTGGAGGGCATTCCGGCCATCGTGCTGTTCGGGCCGCTGTTGTTCCCGATCGCCCGCGCCGTCGGCGTGCACGAGGTGCACTATGCCATGGTGATCATTCTGGCCATGGGTATCGGGCTATTCGCCCCGCCCTTCGGTGTCGGCTATTATGCCGCCTGCGCCATCGGACGCGTCGATCCGGCCGAAGGCATCAAGCCGATCTGGGGCTATCTGCTGGCGCTGCTGGTGGGATTGATCATCGTCGCGATCTTCCCCTGGATCTCGATCGGATTTCTTTGA
- a CDS encoding acyl-CoA synthetase: protein MSERPNPYNIGLDKTRANYVPLSPLSFLARSAAVYPDHVSTVYEGRSFTWAQTYERCRRFASWLAGKGIGVGDTVAAMLPNIPAMNEAHFAVPMTGAALNALNIRLDAPSIAFQLDHGGAKIILVDPEFSGVISDALAKMTGPKPLVIDVDDASFKGGKRIGEIEYETAVAEGDPGFAPITPRDEWDAIALSYTSGTTGNPKGVVTHHRGAYLNAVSNILAGNLGQHPVYLWTLPMFHCNGWCFPWTIAAAAGINVCLRKVEPTKIFELIKSQGVTHMCGAPIVYNTLINAPDAPKGNAARRVVGLIAGAAPPVAVLEGAESIGIKLTHVYGLTEVYGPASVCAEQPGWDELPPAERARMKRRQGVPYPLEEAVTVINPQTMLEVPRDGETIGEVMFRGNIVMKGYLKNEKATKEAFEGGWFHTGDLGVLDEHGYVIIKDRSKDIIISGGENISSVEVEDVLYKHPAVLFAAVVAKPDPKWGEVPCAFVELKDGASATEAEIIAFCRTHMSGFKTPKAVVFGPIPKTSTGKIQKFLLRNQVDSAKAISA from the coding sequence ATGAGTGAGCGACCGAACCCGTACAATATCGGCCTCGACAAGACGCGAGCCAATTATGTGCCGCTGAGCCCGCTCAGCTTCCTCGCGCGCAGCGCCGCCGTCTATCCCGATCACGTCAGCACGGTCTATGAAGGCCGCAGCTTCACCTGGGCGCAGACCTATGAGCGCTGCCGGCGCTTTGCGTCCTGGCTCGCAGGCAAGGGCATCGGCGTCGGCGACACCGTCGCGGCGATGCTGCCGAACATTCCCGCGATGAACGAGGCGCACTTCGCCGTGCCCATGACGGGCGCGGCGCTCAACGCGCTCAACATCCGCCTCGATGCGCCTTCGATCGCGTTCCAGCTCGACCATGGCGGCGCGAAAATCATCCTGGTCGATCCCGAGTTTTCAGGCGTCATCAGCGACGCGCTGGCGAAGATGACCGGCCCCAAGCCGTTGGTGATCGACGTCGACGATGCATCGTTCAAGGGCGGCAAGCGCATCGGCGAGATCGAATATGAGACGGCGGTCGCCGAAGGCGATCCCGGCTTCGCGCCGATCACGCCACGCGATGAATGGGACGCGATCGCACTGAGCTACACCTCGGGCACGACGGGCAATCCCAAGGGCGTCGTCACCCACCATCGCGGCGCCTATCTGAACGCCGTCAGCAACATCCTCGCAGGCAATCTCGGCCAGCATCCGGTCTATCTCTGGACCCTGCCGATGTTCCACTGCAACGGCTGGTGCTTTCCGTGGACCATCGCGGCCGCCGCCGGCATCAATGTCTGCCTGCGCAAGGTCGAGCCGACAAAAATATTCGAGCTGATCAAGAGCCAGGGCGTGACCCATATGTGCGGCGCGCCGATCGTCTACAACACGCTGATCAACGCCCCCGATGCGCCCAAAGGCAATGCCGCCCGCCGCGTCGTCGGCCTGATCGCGGGCGCTGCGCCGCCGGTCGCCGTGCTGGAAGGCGCCGAAAGCATCGGCATCAAGCTGACGCATGTCTACGGCCTGACCGAGGTCTACGGCCCCGCCTCCGTCTGCGCCGAGCAGCCGGGCTGGGACGAGCTCCCTCCCGCCGAGCGCGCCCGCATGAAGCGCCGGCAGGGCGTGCCCTACCCGCTCGAGGAAGCCGTCACTGTGATCAATCCGCAGACCATGCTGGAGGTGCCGCGCGACGGCGAGACCATCGGCGAGGTCATGTTCCGCGGCAACATCGTGATGAAGGGGTACCTGAAGAACGAGAAGGCGACCAAGGAAGCCTTCGAAGGCGGCTGGTTTCACACCGGCGATCTCGGCGTGCTCGACGAGCACGGCTACGTCATCATCAAGGACCGCTCCAAGGACATTATCATCTCCGGCGGCGAGAACATCTCCTCCGTCGAGGTCGAGGACGTCCTCTACAAGCACCCGGCCGTGCTGTTCGCCGCCGTGGTCGCAAAGCCCGATCCGAAATGGGGTGAAGTACCTTGCGCCTTCGTCGAGCTGAAGGACGGCGCGAGCGCAACCGAGGCCGAGATCATTGCGTTCTGCCGAACGCACATGAGCGGCTTCAAGACGCCGAAGGCGGTCGTGTTCGGGCCGATCCCGAAGACGTCCACCGGCAAGATCCAGAAATTCCTGCTGCGTAACCAGGTGGACTCAGCGAAGGCGATCTCAGCGTGA
- a CDS encoding Nramp family divalent metal transporter yields MPKAENDGEQSEAPSPNPKRRGLARSLGLGVVTGAADDDCSAIGTYASAGAQFGTSLLWTAPITFPMMFAVVYLSSKLGQVSGKGLFHVIKDHYSSWVLWPTLIGVLVGNTIEAAADLGGMAAALGLFVPLPAPVIVSGVALAILALQVWGSYETIRNIFRWLALVLFAYVGSALLAKPDPWEVLRGTLVPTVQFSGEFLSILVAIIGTSLSAYLYTWQSNVEVEEKIQQGRTTLEERRGTTQGDLRRSRNDILTGMLFSNIIMYFIILSTGATLHKAGQTNIDTAAQAAEALRPIAGDTAGILFAVGIIAVGFLAVPIMTTGAAYDLCQVIGWKSSLHARPKEAKKFYAVIAGFTLVAVVLNFLGFNPMRALVYSGIVQGFSTPPLLLFILLMTNNRKIMGDKVNTLPLNILSWITVGAIFAATAGLVASWFI; encoded by the coding sequence TTGCCAAAGGCTGAGAACGACGGCGAACAATCTGAAGCTCCCTCCCCAAACCCGAAGCGACGTGGTCTCGCGCGCTCGCTCGGGCTAGGTGTGGTCACCGGAGCCGCTGACGACGATTGCTCGGCCATAGGAACCTATGCGAGCGCCGGAGCGCAATTTGGAACATCGCTGTTGTGGACTGCCCCCATCACGTTTCCAATGATGTTCGCGGTCGTCTACCTCTCCTCCAAGCTCGGGCAGGTCAGCGGCAAGGGGCTGTTTCACGTCATCAAAGATCACTATTCAAGTTGGGTCCTCTGGCCGACGCTGATAGGCGTGCTGGTTGGGAACACCATCGAAGCGGCCGCGGATCTCGGAGGCATGGCAGCAGCGCTCGGACTGTTCGTTCCGTTGCCTGCTCCGGTCATCGTGTCCGGCGTCGCCCTCGCGATTCTCGCGCTTCAGGTTTGGGGTTCGTACGAGACCATCCGCAACATTTTCAGATGGCTCGCCTTGGTGCTGTTTGCCTATGTCGGTTCGGCCCTTCTCGCCAAGCCGGACCCGTGGGAGGTGCTGCGCGGCACCTTGGTTCCGACCGTGCAATTCTCAGGCGAATTTCTCTCTATCCTCGTTGCGATTATCGGCACGAGCCTGTCGGCGTACCTCTACACCTGGCAATCCAATGTCGAGGTCGAGGAGAAGATTCAGCAGGGACGCACCACGCTGGAGGAGCGGCGCGGAACGACGCAGGGCGATTTGCGCCGATCGCGCAATGATATCCTGACCGGAATGCTGTTCTCCAACATCATCATGTATTTCATCATCCTTTCGACCGGCGCCACCCTTCACAAGGCGGGCCAAACCAATATCGACACGGCGGCACAGGCCGCCGAAGCCTTGCGCCCGATCGCCGGGGACACAGCAGGCATCCTGTTCGCGGTCGGAATTATCGCAGTCGGCTTCCTCGCTGTGCCGATCATGACCACCGGCGCGGCCTACGATCTCTGTCAGGTGATAGGCTGGAAGAGCAGCCTGCACGCGCGTCCCAAGGAGGCCAAGAAATTCTATGCAGTGATCGCCGGCTTTACGCTGGTTGCGGTCGTCCTGAATTTTCTTGGCTTCAATCCCATGCGCGCGCTGGTCTATTCCGGGATCGTACAGGGCTTTTCGACCCCGCCGCTGCTGTTGTTCATCCTGTTGATGACAAACAACCGCAAGATCATGGGTGATAAAGTCAACACCCTGCCGCTCAACATCCTCTCGTGGATTACGGTGGGCGCAATCTTCGCGGCGACGGCGGGCCTCGTCGCTTCCTGGTTCATCTAG
- a CDS encoding MBL fold metallo-hydrolase: MTLTLTILGCGSSAGVPRPALGWGACDPNNPKNRRRRCSLLVERTSEHGTTRIVIDTSPDLREQLLSTNVDHIDAVFLTHEHADQTHGMDDLRSVVMHMRRRIPTYFNQSTAKDILSRFSYCFISPEGSDYPPILTRHSIEAGESQTILGKGGAVTMTAFLVQHGNIPALGYRIGNAAYTPDLNDIPRESWGALENLDLWIVDGLRYTSHVSHFSINDALSWIERFKPKRAVITNMTADVDYEVIRQSLPPGVVPAYDGLRLETH, translated from the coding sequence ATGACGCTGACGCTGACGATCCTGGGCTGCGGCTCCTCCGCCGGCGTGCCGCGCCCGGCGCTCGGCTGGGGCGCCTGTGATCCCAACAATCCCAAGAACCGCCGGCGCCGCTGCTCGCTGCTGGTCGAACGGACGTCCGAGCACGGTACGACACGCATCGTGATCGACACCTCACCGGACCTGCGCGAGCAATTGCTCTCGACCAATGTCGACCACATCGATGCGGTGTTCCTGACCCACGAGCATGCCGACCAGACTCACGGCATGGATGATCTGCGGTCGGTCGTCATGCACATGCGCCGGCGCATTCCGACCTATTTCAACCAGTCGACCGCCAAGGACATCCTGTCGCGGTTCTCGTATTGCTTCATCTCGCCCGAGGGCAGCGATTATCCGCCGATCCTGACCCGGCATTCGATCGAGGCGGGCGAAAGCCAGACCATTCTGGGGAAGGGCGGCGCCGTGACGATGACTGCGTTTCTGGTGCAGCACGGCAACATTCCCGCGCTCGGCTACCGCATCGGGAATGCGGCCTATACGCCGGATCTCAATGATATCCCGCGCGAGAGCTGGGGCGCGCTGGAGAATCTCGATCTCTGGATCGTCGACGGCCTGCGCTATACCAGCCATGTCAGCCATTTCAGCATCAACGATGCGCTGTCCTGGATCGAGCGCTTCAAGCCGAAGCGCGCGGTCATCACCAACATGACCGCCGATGTCGACTACGAGGTCATCCGGCAGTCGCTGCCCCCTGGCGTGGTGCCGGCCTATGACGGGCTGCGGCTGGAGACGCACTGA
- a CDS encoding TatD family hydrolase, with the protein MLVDSHCHLDFPDFAEDLDGIVSRARAAGIARMVTISTRVRRLKDLLKIAERYDDVYCSVGTHPHHADEEDGIAPDELIALTQHPKVVALGEAGLDYFYDNGSPEAQARGFRAHIAAARATGLPLVIHTREADEDCARILEEEAAKGSFRAVLHCYTGGRELALKAVSLGLYIGFTGILTFKKSEALRALAAELPPDRILVETDSPYLAPGKFRGKRNEPAYVVEVAKVLAETRGVSLDEVARQTSENFFRLFSKVKA; encoded by the coding sequence ATGCTGGTCGACAGTCATTGCCATCTGGATTTTCCGGACTTTGCGGAAGATCTCGACGGGATCGTGTCGCGGGCGCGAGCCGCCGGCATCGCGCGCATGGTCACGATCTCGACGCGGGTGCGGCGGCTAAAGGACCTGCTCAAGATCGCCGAGCGGTATGACGACGTCTATTGCTCGGTCGGCACCCACCCGCATCATGCGGACGAGGAGGACGGCATCGCGCCGGACGAGCTGATTGCGTTGACCCAGCATCCCAAGGTCGTCGCGCTCGGTGAAGCCGGGCTCGATTATTTCTACGACAACGGCTCGCCGGAAGCGCAGGCGAGGGGCTTTCGCGCCCACATCGCCGCCGCCCGTGCCACCGGCCTGCCGCTGGTGATCCATACCCGCGAGGCCGACGAGGACTGCGCGCGCATTCTGGAAGAGGAGGCGGCAAAGGGATCGTTTCGCGCCGTGCTGCATTGTTACACGGGCGGGCGCGAGCTGGCGCTGAAGGCGGTGTCGCTCGGGCTCTATATCGGTTTCACGGGAATCCTGACCTTCAAGAAATCGGAGGCATTGCGCGCGCTCGCAGCCGAACTGCCGCCCGACCGTATTCTGGTTGAAACAGACTCGCCCTATCTTGCGCCCGGCAAGTTTCGGGGCAAGCGCAATGAGCCGGCCTACGTGGTCGAGGTCGCAAAAGTACTCGCCGAGACGCGCGGCGTGTCGCTTGACGAGGTTGCGCGCCAGACCAGCGAAAATTTCTTCCGCCTGTTCTCGAAGGTGAAAGCTTGA
- the metG gene encoding methionine--tRNA ligase, producing MATRAKKSVKRKSGKKSTKKAVKKAAKKTVKARASKAAKKVKKTKKGAVKKSVKKGAAKKAGKKAAKKQVVAKKAVKKAAKRPAKAPAKKVAKEATAPAVAAAPAPVVTPVKPKPTKPKAPRAPKPVTSPQVAAPAVARDNVFYITTAIAYPNGSPHIGHAYEAIATDTLARFARLDGKDVFFLTGTDEHGQKMIQTAANEGMSAAALATRNAGRFKEMDERLDVSFDRFIRTTEEQHHRSSQEIWRRMEASGDIYADTYSGWYSVRDEAYYAEDETRVNDDGVRLGPQGTPVEWVEEKSYFFRLSAYQDKLLKLYADRPDFIGPDSRKNEVVSFVKGGLRDLSISRTTFDWGVKVPGDEEHVMYVWVDALTNYITGVGFPDESDKNWRYWPADVHIIGKDIIRFHAVYWPAFLLSAGIPLPKRVYAHGFLFNRGEKMSKSVGNVVDPFNLAEQYGVDQMRYFFLREVPFGQDGNYNHEAIVARINADLANDLGNLAQRSLSMIAKQLGGVLPEPGEFSDNDKAILSMADGMIAASREAMATQQIHQWLNAVWAVVAEANRYFAGEAPWALAKTDPARQKTVLYVTAEVVRQIAILAQPAMPTASGKLLDSLGIPEAERNFAMLGGAKRIAPDSTLPAPTPAFPRYIEPAA from the coding sequence GTGGCAACGCGAGCTAAGAAATCCGTCAAACGCAAGAGCGGCAAGAAGTCTACGAAGAAGGCCGTCAAGAAAGCCGCGAAAAAGACCGTGAAGGCGCGCGCGAGCAAAGCCGCCAAGAAGGTCAAAAAGACCAAGAAGGGTGCCGTCAAGAAGAGCGTGAAGAAGGGCGCAGCAAAGAAGGCGGGCAAGAAGGCCGCGAAGAAGCAGGTCGTCGCCAAGAAGGCGGTAAAGAAGGCTGCCAAGCGGCCGGCCAAGGCTCCGGCGAAGAAGGTCGCGAAAGAGGCGACTGCGCCTGCCGTGGCCGCCGCGCCGGCTCCCGTCGTCACGCCTGTGAAGCCAAAGCCGACGAAGCCAAAGGCCCCGCGTGCGCCAAAGCCCGTCACTTCGCCGCAAGTTGCCGCGCCCGCGGTCGCGCGCGACAACGTCTTCTACATCACAACCGCGATCGCTTATCCCAACGGCAGCCCGCATATCGGCCATGCCTATGAGGCGATTGCGACCGACACGCTGGCGCGCTTTGCGCGCCTCGACGGCAAGGATGTGTTCTTCCTGACCGGCACCGACGAGCACGGTCAGAAGATGATCCAGACGGCGGCGAACGAAGGCATGTCCGCTGCCGCGCTCGCGACGCGTAATGCCGGCCGCTTCAAGGAGATGGACGAGCGCCTGGACGTGTCGTTCGACCGCTTCATTCGCACCACCGAGGAGCAGCACCATCGCTCCAGCCAGGAGATCTGGCGGCGCATGGAAGCGAGCGGCGACATCTACGCCGACACCTATTCGGGCTGGTACTCGGTCCGCGACGAGGCCTATTACGCCGAGGACGAGACGCGCGTGAACGACGACGGCGTGCGGCTCGGACCACAGGGCACGCCGGTGGAATGGGTGGAGGAGAAGAGCTATTTCTTCCGCCTGTCGGCCTACCAGGACAAGCTGCTCAAGCTCTATGCGGACCGCCCCGATTTCATCGGGCCGGATTCCCGCAAGAACGAGGTGGTGAGCTTCGTCAAGGGCGGTCTGCGCGATCTCTCGATCTCGCGCACCACGTTCGATTGGGGCGTGAAGGTGCCCGGCGACGAAGAGCATGTGATGTATGTCTGGGTCGACGCGCTGACCAACTACATCACCGGCGTCGGCTTCCCCGACGAGAGCGACAAGAACTGGCGCTACTGGCCGGCCGATGTGCACATCATCGGCAAGGACATCATCCGCTTCCATGCGGTGTACTGGCCCGCCTTCCTGCTCTCGGCCGGCATCCCACTGCCGAAGCGGGTCTATGCCCACGGCTTCCTGTTCAACAGGGGCGAGAAGATGTCGAAGTCGGTCGGCAACGTCGTCGATCCCTTCAACCTGGCCGAGCAGTACGGCGTCGACCAGATGCGCTACTTCTTCCTGCGCGAGGTGCCGTTCGGCCAGGACGGCAACTACAATCACGAGGCCATCGTGGCGCGCATCAATGCCGACCTCGCCAACGATCTCGGCAATCTCGCGCAGCGTTCGCTCTCGATGATCGCCAAGCAACTGGGCGGCGTGCTGCCTGAGCCCGGCGAGTTCAGCGACAACGACAAGGCGATCCTTTCGATGGCCGACGGCATGATTGCAGCGTCGCGCGAGGCCATGGCGACGCAGCAGATCCATCAATGGCTCAACGCCGTCTGGGCCGTGGTCGCGGAGGCCAACCGCTATTTTGCGGGCGAGGCGCCGTGGGCGCTCGCCAAGACCGATCCCGCCAGGCAGAAGACGGTGCTCTACGTCACCGCCGAAGTCGTGCGCCAGATCGCGATCCTGGCTCAGCCAGCGATGCCGACCGCCTCCGGCAAGCTGCTCGACAGCCTCGGTATCCCCGAAGCCGAGCGCAACTTCGCCATGCTCGGCGGCGCAAAGCGCATCGCGCCCGATTCGACGCTGCCGGCGCCGACGCCGGCGTTTCCGCGCTACATTGAGCCGGCGGCCTGA
- a CDS encoding DNA polymerase III subunit delta' — translation MSPRQAERETAVPHPRETSQLFGHREAEAALLDAYRSGRIPHAWLIGGSQGIGKATLAYRMAGFVLAHAQPLAPAVQRAESLAIGPDDAVARQVAAGSHGGLLTIERTANERGVMRTVITVDETRETIAFFGSTAAAEGWRVCIVDTVDELNPNAANALLKILEEPPQQSLFLLVSHAPARVLATIQSRCRKLRLRPLATNEVIDAAASAAGLDPNDAALREAAEASEGSVARALTLLGGDALKLQQRTAALLARLPQVDPRELHTLGDSLGTSDRVALAAFIDGIDRWIAERLHADEANANQNLPRLARLAEVWEKIVRAARDTETYNLERKPLVFSVFGWLADATR, via the coding sequence ATGAGTCCGCGTCAGGCCGAGCGGGAAACCGCCGTACCGCATCCGCGCGAGACGTCGCAGCTGTTCGGCCATCGCGAGGCGGAGGCTGCGCTGCTCGATGCCTATCGCAGCGGGCGCATTCCCCATGCCTGGCTGATCGGCGGATCGCAGGGGATCGGCAAAGCCACGCTGGCCTATCGGATGGCGGGGTTCGTGCTCGCCCATGCGCAGCCGTTGGCGCCGGCCGTGCAGCGCGCCGAGAGCCTTGCGATCGGTCCCGACGACGCCGTGGCGCGGCAGGTGGCGGCCGGCTCACATGGTGGCCTGCTGACGATCGAGCGCACCGCCAACGAGCGCGGCGTGATGCGCACCGTGATCACCGTGGACGAGACGCGCGAGACGATCGCGTTCTTCGGATCGACCGCGGCGGCCGAAGGCTGGCGCGTTTGCATCGTCGACACCGTCGACGAACTCAATCCAAACGCGGCCAACGCGCTTCTGAAAATTCTCGAGGAGCCGCCGCAGCAATCACTGTTCCTGCTGGTCAGCCACGCGCCCGCGCGGGTGCTCGCCACGATCCAGTCGCGCTGCCGCAAGCTGCGCCTGCGGCCGCTCGCCACGAACGAGGTGATCGACGCTGCGGCTTCAGCGGCCGGGCTCGATCCGAACGATGCCGCGCTGCGCGAGGCGGCCGAGGCCTCCGAGGGCAGCGTCGCACGGGCGCTGACGTTGCTCGGTGGCGACGCCCTGAAACTTCAGCAGCGCACGGCGGCGCTGCTCGCGCGCCTGCCGCAGGTCGACCCGCGCGAATTGCACACGCTCGGCGATTCGCTTGGCACCAGCGACCGCGTGGCGCTTGCGGCCTTCATCGACGGCATCGACCGCTGGATTGCGGAGCGCCTGCATGCGGATGAGGCCAATGCCAACCAGAACCTGCCGCGCCTTGCGCGGCTAGCTGAGGTATGGGAAAAGATCGTCCGCGCCGCGCGCGACACCGAAACCTACAATCTGGAGCGCAAGCCCTTGGTTTTCTCGGTGTTTGGCTGGCTGGCGGACGCAACGCGCTAA